CGACCAGCTCGCGGTACTCGAAGAGGGAACTCGCGCATACCAGTACGCGCGCAACACCCTCATCGAAATGAACATGTCCCTGGTGCGCTTTGCGGCCCGGCGGTTCCGCAGCAACGGTCAGGACATCGAGGACGTCGTCCAGGTCGGCACGATAGGCCTCATCAAGGCCATCGACCGATTCGAGATCTCTCGCGAGGTCCAGTTCACCAGCTTCGCGGTCCCTTACATCGTGGGGGAGATCAAGCGGTACTTCCGTGACACGTCCTGGTCCGTGCACGTGCCCCGACGTCTCCAGGAGGCACGCGCGGAACTCGCCAGGGCCACCGACGAACTCAGCTCACGCCTGGGCCGCAAGCCCACAGCCTCCGAACTCGCCGCGCTGATGAACCTCACGGAGGCGGAAGTCGTCGAGGCCCAGGTCGCGGCCAACGGCTACACCGCCGCCTCCCTCGACGCCGCCATCAGCAGCGACTCCGAAGAGGACGCGACCCTCTTCAACTTCATCGGCCAGGAGGACCCCGCCCTCGCACGCGTCGAGGACTTCCACGCGCTGGCGCCCCTCATCGCCGAACTCGACGAACGAGACCGCCTCATCCTTCACTTGCGGTTCGTCGAAGAGCGCGGACAGGCACAGATCGGCGAGCGGCTGGGTATCTCGCAGATGCAGGTCTCCCGCCTGATCTCCCGGATCCTGGGTCGCCTGCGTTCACAGATGCTCGCTCAGAACTGACCAGTGATGTGGCCTGGCGGTGGTGTCGGGCAGGTGGTGTGCGCCGGTCATGGGATCGCCTCCTTGACCTGCTGGCAGCGGGCGCAGTAGCGGGCCTGCGGCACGATCATCAGCCGCTGCCGGTCGACGGGGCGCCGGCACAGGTGGCAGGTGCCGTACATGCCCTCCTTCATGCGGGTGAGGGCCGCTTCGACGTCGGCGAGGACCATGCGGGCGGAGGCGGCGAGCTTGATGCGGACCTCCACCTGCGCGGGGGTCTGCCGCTGGAGCCGGTCCTCGGCACGGGAGGTGGTGGGTCCGGCGAGCTGGCGCAGCTGCTCCCGTCGGAACAAGCGCTGCTCCTGCAGGTTCTCGCGCAGCGCGGCGAGGTCTTCGGCCGACAGGTGGGTCGTGCTCTCGCCGATGGTCTGGTCGGTCACCACGTCACCCCTTCGAGGCAGGGCGTAGGAGGTCGGTACGGGCGTCGGTCAGGT
This region of Streptomyces caelestis genomic DNA includes:
- a CDS encoding RNA polymerase sigma factor SigF — translated: MSVTTQVDAAADTDTGLPQITNPQQMAPKDARHLTKLFLDQLAVLEEGTRAYQYARNTLIEMNMSLVRFAARRFRSNGQDIEDVVQVGTIGLIKAIDRFEISREVQFTSFAVPYIVGEIKRYFRDTSWSVHVPRRLQEARAELARATDELSSRLGRKPTASELAALMNLTEAEVVEAQVAANGYTAASLDAAISSDSEEDATLFNFIGQEDPALARVEDFHALAPLIAELDERDRLILHLRFVEERGQAQIGERLGISQMQVSRLISRILGRLRSQMLAQN
- a CDS encoding TraR/DksA family transcriptional regulator; this encodes MVTDQTIGESTTHLSAEDLAALRENLQEQRLFRREQLRQLAGPTTSRAEDRLQRQTPAQVEVRIKLAASARMVLADVEAALTRMKEGMYGTCHLCRRPVDRQRLMIVPQARYCARCQQVKEAIP